The Candidatus Eisenbacteria bacterium nucleotide sequence CCAAGAGAAACCGCTCCCGGAGGATATCCGCGGGAAACGCATCTTGGTCGTCGACGACACCGAAACGAACCGAATCGTGCTTCGCGAGCAGCTCTTCTCTTGGGGATGCGGCGTTCTCGAGGCGCCTTCGGGACCCGAAGCGCTCGAGCAGCTCGCCGAGGCGATCCGGTCGAAAGACCCGGTGTCGATCGCCATCGTGGACATGGCGATGCCGGGGATGGACGGCGAGGAGCTCGGCAGGCGGATCAAGACCGACCCGATCCTGAAGGATACCACCCTCATCATGCTGACCTCGGTCGGGCGTCAGGGGACCGCGGCGCGCGTCCGAGAGATCGGTTTCGCCGCCTACCTCACGAAACCGGTCAAACGTTCACATCTCTACAATTGTCTTGCGTCCGTCGCCGGCTTCCAGACGACCGCCGGCCGCTCGGAAAGGAGGCCGTTCGTTACGCAGCACGTTCTTCCGAGCCGCGGGAGGCGGAGGCTCCGCGTTCTCGTCGCCGAGGACAACGCGGTCAACCAGCGCGTCGCCGTCCAGGTTCTTCAGAAGATGGGCCATCGCGCGGACGCGGTCGCGAACGGCAAGGAAGCAGTCGAGGCGCTCCGCCTCGTTCCCTACGACCTCGTCCTGATGGATTGTCAGATGCCGGAAATGGACGGGTTCGACGCCACCGAGGCGATTCGAAACCCCGCGTCCGGCGTCCGAAACCCGAGAATTCCGGTCATCGCCCTCACCGCGCACGCGATGAAGGGGGATCGGGAACGGTGCCTCGCGGCGGGGATGAACGACTACGTGGCGAAGCCGATCCATCCTGCGGAACTCTCCGCGGCGATCGCGAGGCAGATGGCGGGAAGGGAATCGGCGGACCTCGAAGACACGACGACCGTCTCGCGCCGCGTGCCGGAGCTTTGTTTCGACCGCGAGGCGCTCCTCGAGCGGCTCGGCAACGACGAATCCCTCATCCCCGAAATCCTCAGCCTCTTCCTCGAGGAGATGCCGAACCTTCTGAACCAAGTGAAGGGCGCCCTCGCCGACCGAGATGGGGCGAAGCTGGAGCGGCTCGCGCACTCGATCAAGGGATCTTCGGCGACGGTCGCGGCGCCTTCTCTTCGCGATGCGGCTTTCGAGCTCGAGACCGCGGCCAAGAAGCGGGATCTCGACCGGGCGCCTCTCCTCGTGGAGCGCCTCGAGCGTGACCTCGAGAGGTTCTCGGAGACCGTCTCGTCGATCCGCGCGCCCGGCCCCGGAAAGTAGCTAGCTAAAAAGACCAGTTGACGATCGGCAGGATCGGGAGGTTCTCCTTTCTCTGAACCACGTTGATCACTCCGATCTGCAGGCCGTGCAGCGTTTCGGTCATGTTGAAGATCCCGAGCTGGAGTCCGTGCATGTCGTCCGTGATGTTGACCATGCCCCACTCGAATCCCGTCGCGCTTTCTGCTCCGTTGTAGAAGCCGGTCTGGAACCCCAGGAAGGTAGTCGAGTAGTTGAAGAAGTTGTGTTGCCAACCCACGAACGTCCCTTCGGTGTACCCGACGAGACCGTATTGGAGCCCTGTCGTGTTTCCGCGCGTGTGGTTGCCGAGACCGATGTCGAGACCCAGCACGTTCCGGTTCACGCCGTAGAGAAGGTTGATCCGGATTCCCGCGATCGACGTCTCCTCGTCGAAGGCCTGCACCGGATTCCAGAGTGCGAGCTGAATCGGTTTCGTGCCCGCCTCCTCGGCCCAGGAAACAGCGGACATCCCGCAGAGAATCGCAAGAACCCCCGCCGTCGCGATCGTCTTCCCCTTCTTCATGCTCTCACTCCCCCCTTTCCGCCGGAGGTTCCTCCCGCGGTTCTCCCGAATCTGCGGCGCGAGCGTTCGCATCTCGCAACGAATGCCACGCCGCATCGGAAGTTTTCCCGTGACCTTCCCGAACCGCTACGATAGTCTTTCTGCCGGATCGAATCCAGAGTGTCGGGAGATCTCGATCCGAGGCACGAACATCCGCCGCGCTTCCCGGCCGCCGAGGCGGAAGAAAGGAGTACGCAATGTCGAAGAGACGCTCAGCCTTTTTCGCTCTTTGGATCCTAGCAGGTATCTCCGTCCTCTTGCCCGCAACGGTTCTCGCGGAGACCAAGCTCACCGTCAGCGGGCAGGTCCGCGTCCGTTCCGAGTTGGACAAGAAGAGCTTCGAACCGGCCGCCTCTCCCCTCCAGTTCAACGATCTCCGCGCGCGGCTCGGGATCGAGGCGGTGGTCGACGCGAACACGCACGTCTTCGTGCAATTCCAAGACAGCCGACGACTTGGCGGCGTCAGCGCCGCGGGAGAATACATGTCGGGAACCACGAACGACGCGAAGAACGTCGACCTCCATCAGGGATACCTTCTCGTCGACCGTCTGGGAGTCGATGGGCTCGGAATGCAGGCGGGCCGCTACGAGATCAACCTCGGCAACCAGCGCGTGTTCGGAGCGAACGACTGGAGCAACGTCGGGCGCACATGGGAGGGCTTCTCGCTCTCCTACAAGGCCGCGCCGGCGAAAGTCACGGCCCACGCGCTCAAGGTCCTCGAACCGAGCGCCAAGAAAGGCGTCCGCGACTTCGACATCGTCGGCCTCTATGGCCAGATCCCCGAGACGGGCCTCGACCTCTTCGGCTTCTACGAGCGGAACGCGGAGCGGATCCAGGGAGGGGATGATCCCGACCTCAACCTCCTCGATCGGTTCAACGTCGGCGGGTACTACAAGAAGTCCTACGGCCTGGCCGACGTGGAGGCGAACGCGGTCTATCAGTTCGGGGACCAGGGGCTGAAGAGCCCGGTCATGGAGCAGGACATCTCCGCGTATCTGGTCACCGCGGAGGTCGGTTACGCGCGCGATTGCCCCCACAAGCCCCGGATCGCCTTGGGGATCGACTACGCGTCGGGCGACAAGGACCCGAACGACGACACGTACGGCGCTTATGTCGGCCCATACGCAACGGTCCACCGCATCCGCGGCTACATGGACTACTTCCGCGTCGATAAACCGGAAGGGCTCGCGGACCTCATGCTGCGGCTCTCGATGGAGCCCGCCCCCGGGTGGACGCTGAAGGCGGACGGGCACTACTTCATGGCAGCGGCCGACTACGAGGATTATCAGAAGGAGATGACCAAGGACGTCGGCTTCGAGGTCGACCTGACCGCGACCACCACGAAGATCGCCGGCCTGAAGGCCGAGGGCGGGTTTTCGGTGTTCTTCCCCTCGAAGTCCTTCGCGAACGAGATCTACAAGCTCCGGGATCCGGAGAAGACGGATCCGGGCGTTTGGGCCTATCTCATGCTGACCGCGGGTTTCGGAAAGGATCTGTAGCGGCCGGCTCGATCGATCGAAGCCGCGCGGTTCTTGCCTCTGCCGGAAAGGCGCGGGAGAATCGCGCGGCTTCCCCGCTTCCCCAATTCCCCGCCGGTCTGCTATCGTGCGGACATGGATCGGGAGCGGCTCCGTCGCCTCTTTCTCGCGGTTCTTCTCGTGCTCGTCACGGCCGTCTTCCTCGCGATGATCCGGCGGTTTCTCGTCGTCCTCCTTCTCGCGGCTCTCCTCGCCGGCCTCGCGCATCCTCTCTACCGCGGGATCCGCCGGGGCTTCCGAGGGCGCCGTCACCTCGCGAGCGGAACCACGCTCCTCGTCCTTCTCGTGGCCGTTGTCGCGCCTCTTTCCCTTCTCCTCGGGCTTGTCGCCGGAGAGGCGCTCCAGATCAGCAACCAGGTCGGACCGTGGGTGAGCGCGCAAGTGAACGAGCCGAGCCGCTTGTTGGAGAGAATCCCGGGCGCCGAGCGCCTGGCCCCCTATCGCCCCGAGGTCCTCCAGAGACTCGGACAGATCGTGGGGAGCGTCGGATCGTTTCTTTTCGACAGCATCTCGGCCTTCACGCGCGGAACGGTCTCGCTCCTCTTTCAGCTCTTTCTTCTTCTCTACGCGATGTTCTTCTTCCTCGCGGACGGGGAGACGATCCTTGCGAAGACGCTCGGGTATCTTCCCCTCCGGAAGGAGGACAAGCGAGAGCTCGTCGAGAAGTTCGCCTCCGTGACGCGCGCGACGATCAAGGGGACCCTCGTCATCGGCGTCGTCCAGGGGACGCTCGCGGGGGCGGCCTTCGCGCTCGCGGGAATCCAGGGGGCGCTCTTCTGGGGCACGGTCATGACCTTTCTCTCGATCATCCCCGGCGTCGGGACCGGGCTCGTCTGGCTCCCCGCGGGAATCATCCAGCTCGCCAAGGGGAACGCCGGAGGAGGCGTGTTCGTCCTTGCGTTCTGCACACTGGTCGTCAGCACGGTGGACAATCTGCTCCGCCCGCGGCTCGTGGGGCGCGACACGAAGATGCACCCTCTTCTCGTTCTCTTCAGCACGCTCGGCGGTCTCTTCCTCTTCGGCGTCGTCGGGTTTCTCATTGGGCCGATCTTGGGCGCGCTCTTTGTCGCCGTTTGGGATTTCTACGCGCGTGCGTTTCGTGAATCGCTTCTGGAGGCCGACCCGCTTCCTTCGGCGGAGACGAGCGATGAGGCGGGTGCGGGAGGCCTGATTGCCGAGCGGCCGCCGCCGGAGTAGATTCGCGTTGTGGACAAGCACGGAGGATCTCGCATGGCGGTTTCCAACAAAAGAAGGTCGCCCCTTGCGTTTCGCGATCTCATGTCGATCGAACGGATCGGGCAAACGGCGGTCTCGCCGGACGGGACCGAGGCGGCTTACGTCGTCGCCCGCCACGATCCGAAGAAGAACGAGGTGCGGCAGACGATCCGCGTGGTCGATCTCGCCACGGGGAGAAGCCGCGTCCTCACGCCCGGACCGGGCAACCACCGCGATCCGGCGTGGTCTCCCGACGGGAAGCGGATCGCTTTCGTCAGCGATCGCGAGAAAGATCTGGGACCGCAGGTCTGGGTGATGCCGCGCGGCGGGGGCGAGGCGAGGCGCGTGACGAACGGGTACGGAGGCGCGCACGGGCTTCTTTGGGCGCCCGACTCGCGGCGGATCGCCTTCGCGCGCAAGGTGGTCGTCTCGAGCGCCTACGATCCGCGCCGAAAGAACTTGGAGGAACCGGAGAACGAACCGCCGCGCGCAGCCGTGTACGGCCTCGTGAACGAGAAGTCCTCCGCCCGCATCGCCGACGAGCTTCTCTTCCGCCACTGGGATTCGTGGAGAGACCGGACGCGGAACCACATCTTCCTCGTGGACGCGGACACGGGGCGAATGCGGGATCTAACGCCGCACGACTTGGACGCGCCGCCGATCGCGCTCGGCTCCGAACGCGACTACGACTTCAGCCCGGACGGACGCGAGATCGCCTTCGTGATGAACCCGGACGAGGTCGTCGCCCGCTCGACGAACAACTGCATCTTCGTGCAGAGGATCCGCGGCCTCGCGATGGAGGGGGAAGCGGAATGCGTCTCGAACTCGGAGGCGTGCGACTCGCATCCGCGCTACGCATCCGATGGTTCATGTATCTATTATTTGGCAATGGACCGTCCCGGGTATGAAGCGGACAAGAACCGGATCAAGGCGTACGACCGGAAGACGAAGACGACCGCGGTCTACCTCGAACGGTTCGACCGGAGCCCGCACGCGTTCGAGACGGACGGGGCAGGCGGCATCCTCTTCGGCGCGCACGATCGCGGGCGCGTCTCGCTCTACCGCATCGACATGCGCGCGAGCCGGGTGCGCCAGCTCACGTTCGGCACAACGAACTCGTTCTTTCGGCGGATTCCGGGATCGAACGATCTCCTCGTGGGACGCGAGTCGACGACCGCTCCTCTCGACCTCTACCGCTTGACGCCGGATCGCGGCATCGCGCCGTTTCTCGGGGCGGGAG carries:
- a CDS encoding alginate export family protein codes for the protein MSKRRSAFFALWILAGISVLLPATVLAETKLTVSGQVRVRSELDKKSFEPAASPLQFNDLRARLGIEAVVDANTHVFVQFQDSRRLGGVSAAGEYMSGTTNDAKNVDLHQGYLLVDRLGVDGLGMQAGRYEINLGNQRVFGANDWSNVGRTWEGFSLSYKAAPAKVTAHALKVLEPSAKKGVRDFDIVGLYGQIPETGLDLFGFYERNAERIQGGDDPDLNLLDRFNVGGYYKKSYGLADVEANAVYQFGDQGLKSPVMEQDISAYLVTAEVGYARDCPHKPRIALGIDYASGDKDPNDDTYGAYVGPYATVHRIRGYMDYFRVDKPEGLADLMLRLSMEPAPGWTLKADGHYFMAAADYEDYQKEMTKDVGFEVDLTATTTKIAGLKAEGGFSVFFPSKSFANEIYKLRDPEKTDPGVWAYLMLTAGFGKDL
- a CDS encoding AI-2E family transporter; amino-acid sequence: MDRERLRRLFLAVLLVLVTAVFLAMIRRFLVVLLLAALLAGLAHPLYRGIRRGFRGRRHLASGTTLLVLLVAVVAPLSLLLGLVAGEALQISNQVGPWVSAQVNEPSRLLERIPGAERLAPYRPEVLQRLGQIVGSVGSFLFDSISAFTRGTVSLLFQLFLLLYAMFFFLADGETILAKTLGYLPLRKEDKRELVEKFASVTRATIKGTLVIGVVQGTLAGAAFALAGIQGALFWGTVMTFLSIIPGVGTGLVWLPAGIIQLAKGNAGGGVFVLAFCTLVVSTVDNLLRPRLVGRDTKMHPLLVLFSTLGGLFLFGVVGFLIGPILGALFVAVWDFYARAFRESLLEADPLPSAETSDEAGAGGLIAERPPPE
- a CDS encoding S9 family peptidase translates to MAVSNKRRSPLAFRDLMSIERIGQTAVSPDGTEAAYVVARHDPKKNEVRQTIRVVDLATGRSRVLTPGPGNHRDPAWSPDGKRIAFVSDREKDLGPQVWVMPRGGGEARRVTNGYGGAHGLLWAPDSRRIAFARKVVVSSAYDPRRKNLEEPENEPPRAAVYGLVNEKSSARIADELLFRHWDSWRDRTRNHIFLVDADTGRMRDLTPHDLDAPPIALGSERDYDFSPDGREIAFVMNPDEVVARSTNNCIFVQRIRGLAMEGEAECVSNSEACDSHPRYASDGSCIYYLAMDRPGYEADKNRIKAYDRKTKTTAVYLERFDRSPHAFETDGAGGILFGAHDRGRVSLYRIDMRASRVRQLTFGTTNSFFRRIPGSNDLLVGRESTTAPLDLYRLTPDRGIAPFLGAGDAPDWIPRDAGAAARRLTRHGDVLARVRMNEAEEFWYPGAGETPIHGLLIRPPSFREGNKHPLILLLHGGPQSAFLDQFHYRWNAQLFAARGAVVAMLNPRGSTGFGKRFSDQISRDWGGRCFEDIRLGVDLLLRKHRFIDGNRMAAAGASFGGFLVNWIAGRTDRFRALVSHDGIFNAETMAYTTEELWFDEYEHGPLPHTNRRAILKFSPHLHVSKFRTPTLVIHGDQDFRCPISEGIGMFTALQVMGVPSRFLHFPDEGHWVQKPANAEVWYHEVIGWLMKHIENTPAAARKRGGGKRSGKRKTRARSPRAKGRNQ